The sequence below is a genomic window from Pseudomonadota bacterium.
TCGACAACTGGCGCTTCCCGCGGCACACCGCGGACTTCACCTTCCTGCGCGCCTACGTCGGCCCCGACGGCGCGGGCTCCGCCTACGCGGACGCGAACGTGCCGTACGAGCCGGCGGCGTTCCTCCGCGTCTCCCCCGACGGCGTGAAGAAGGGCGACGGCGTCGCCGTGCTCGGCTTCCCGGCGCGGACCAAGCGGCACTTCCCGGCCGCGGCCACGCGGTTCGCCGCGGCGGTCGACATGCCGGCCCGGCGCGCGATCTACGACGGGATGCTCGCGGTCCTGCAGAAGGTGAGCGCGGCGGACGAGCTGACGAGGCGGCGCTACCAGGGGCTCGACGCGGGGCTCAACAACGCGAGCAAGTACATGGCCGACGTGGCGGCAAGCTTCGAGAAGTGGGGCGTGGTGGCGAAGTTCGAGGAGCGCGACAAGGCCGCGGCGCCGGGCCTCGTGCGGCGGATCGACGCCGTCTACGCCAGGTGGGAGCGCGTCTTCCCGAAGTTCCTCTACCTGCAGCGGCTCGCCTGGGCGGCGCGCAGCGTCGGCACCGCGTTCGACGTCGCCATGTGGTCCGAGATGCGGGGCAAGCCGGACCGGGACCGCAACGAGGAGGACTACCAGACCAAGAACATGTACAAGACCGTCGGCAGATCGGATCTGCTCGACGAGCAGATCACCCTCGTCGCCGAGAAGGCGTTGCTCGACTACGTCGTCCGCGAGGCGCAGAAGCTCGAGGGCGCGCAGCGGATCAAGGCCGTCGAGAAGCTCCTGCGCTGGGGCAAGGCCGAGGCGCGCAAGATCGCGAAGGAGGCGCGCAAGGCGGGCGAGCCGTACGACGCTTACTACGAGAAGCTCGCGGGGGCGAAGCCGTCCGACGATCCGGTGGCCACCGCGATCGACCTGATGTACGCGCGGACCCTGCTCATCGCGCACTCGGCGGACGAGGCGGAGCTGGATCGGGCGCTCTACGCGCGCAAGCGGCTCTTCTACAACGACCCGAAGGACGCGCGGCGCGTCCGGGACCCGCTCCTCGAGCTCGGCCGCGCGCTCGCCAAGGAGTACCTGCAGCTGCGCAACGGGCCGTACCGCGGGATCGAGGAGACGTTCGACAGCGAGCTCCGGCCGGAGTACGCGGCCGCGATCGGCGCCGCCTACCCGGACGCCAACTTCCAGCTCCGCCTGAGCTACGGCGCGATCGACGACTACACCTCGAGCGAGGACGGCAAGACGCACCGCTACGTGACGGATCTCGCGGGGCTGCTCGCCAAGGTGACGGGCGAGGATCCGTTCCGGGCCCCCGAGAAGCTCAAGGCCGCGGCCGCGGGCGACAAAGGCCGCTTCGTCGACGCGGAGATAGGCGACGTGCCCGTGAACCTGACCTCGACGCTCGACACGACCGGCGGCAACTCGGGCTCGGCGGTCGTGGACGGGAAGGGGCGGCTCGTCGGGCTCCTCTTCGACGGCACGCCCGAGTCGCAGCTCTCGGACTGGCAGTTCCTCGCGGACAAGCAGCGCTCGATCCTGCTCGACATCCGCTTCGCCCTGTTCCTCGCCGACAAGGTCCACGGCGCCAAAGAGCTGCTCGCCGAGCTCGGTTTGAATCCGTAGGGGCGAACGGCTGTTCGCCCGCCCGTCGTCTCACCCGGGGAACCAGCCGACGGAGATGTTCTCGACGAAGAGGTAGGGGAGGGTGACCGGGTCGCCCGCGTCGTCCTCGACCGGAGCGAGGGCGACACCGACCAGCTCGAGCGTCGCCAGCGCCGGCAGGTTCCACTCGCTCCACTCGTCGGCGGTCGTCACGAGATCGAGGAAGGCGATGCCCCCGACCGGCGCGTAGCTGCGCCAGATCACGGTGTCGTCCGCCGCGATGTCCGTGCAGTCGTCGTCCGGCAGGTGCAGCCCGAGGCGGACGACGAGGGTTGCGCCGCCGCTTGAGCTCGCGAGCGCAAAACCCAGGCCGACGCCGCCTCCCCCGGCCTCGTACAGCGAGAGCACTTTCCCCTGGATCTCGAACACCAGCTCGACCTGCCCGTCCCCGTGCTCGCCCCAGCCGTAGAGGAACACGTCGCCGCAGCCGCCCCACGACGTGAGGTTGTCCTCGAACCCCGGCGACAGCTGGACCTGATCCGTGTCGCTGTCCGCGTCCGAGTCCGTGTCCGTGTCCGAGTCGGCGTCCGGCGCGCCGGCGTCCGACGAGGAGGCGACCTCGTAGCACCCGGCCGCCGCTGCGAGGAACCCCGCAACAGCCGCCCAGGTTCCCAGCCTCCCCGCGCCGTCCACTCCGTCCATTCCGTCCATCCCCCCGATCCCGCTCACTCCGCCCGCAGCCAGCGCGACACGGCGAGCTCGTGGGCCGCCCAGTAGTTGCGCGCGAGCTCGTTCCAGTCGAACTGCACCGAGAGCGCCTCGACCCGGTTGCGCAGGTCGATCCGATCGCGCCGCTCGGCCAGGAGGACCTGCTGCATCAGCGTGGCGAGCTGATCCGCGCTCTCGTCGAAGCTCTTGTACCGCCGCTCGAGCACGAACATCCCCTTCGCGTCGTGGTCCGGGACCGTGCGCTCCACGTACCCGCCGAACCCGGCGAGATCCGAGGTGATCGCGGGCACGCCGAGCGCCGCGCACTCCATCGGCGTGTAGCCCCACGGCTCGTAGTAGCTCGGGAACACGCCGAGGTGGCAGCCGCGCACGAACTCGTCGTAGTCGAGCCCGATGAGCGGCGAGGTGGACGACATGAACTCCGGGTGGAAGACCACCTTCACCGGATCGTCGGGCAGGTTGATCAGGTTGCACGCGCGCAGCTTGCCCAGCACCGCGTCCTCGGCGTCGTACGTCATGTCGTGCGTGACGATCGACGGGAGGTGGCGGCGCCGCCACGCGTGGGTCATCCGCTTGAGGCGGACCTGCGAGTACTCGTCGAGGAGGTCCTCGAACTGCGGCTGGCGGCCCATCGCGACGCTCTCGAGCAGCCTCTGCCGCATCTGCTCGGCGATCGCGCGCACCGTGGTCTCGAGCTCGCCGAAGAGCACCTGGCTCTTCAGCACGTCGACGTTCATGCCGCGGTTCGGGGCGCGGGTGATGATGAACGCGACGATCGTGGAGCGCTGGCGCGTGGACTTGAGCCGCCAGTTGAGCCGCGCGAGCGCCTCGATGAAGAGGTCGAGCCCCTTGTTGGTGTACTCGTACCGCCCGGAGGTCACGACGTACAGCGTTCGGTCGAGGTCGAACGCGTAGCTCGGGAAGAAGTGGCCGACGACGAAGTCGTGGATCTTCTGCTTGCTCACCGCGTGCCGGTTCTGGAACTCGTGGAGGGCGGTGAACCTGTGGATGTTGAGCCCGTTCGGCAGGAGCACGTCCGGCGCGCGGCCGAGGAAGTGCTGCGCCTCGTAGCCCGTGATCTCGCTCACCGTGGTGAACGCCGTGGCGCTCGCCGCCGCCGAGCGCTCGATGGCGTAGCGCGGGTGGATGCCGCGCGCGTACGCCGAGCCGCCCGGATCGATCTGCGGCAGGAAGTTGTAGAAGTTGTGGTCGTCGCTCGCGAGGTAGCGCCCGAGCAGCGTCGCGTGCGTGGTGAAGATGGACGCGA
It includes:
- a CDS encoding glycosyltransferase, with protein sequence MASRNKKDNSQDTKVVHVPPAPRREHKPEPAPVREPEPEPPPERRSEPPAPLDISTDDRLLVEVGWEVCNQVGGIYTVLRTKSQVTTRRYGDRYCLVGPYNESAADTEFEPLPLAGTFGRAVELLRERGVVAHFGRWLVSGKPQVILIDFAKHFDKLNQYKYFLWKDHGIETTDDREVADVVLFGYLVAELFEVLDGLVAAVATRTRTIVPELEGIVPPVIGQFHEWMGAAAIPEIRRRGLQVASIFTTHATLLGRYLASDDHNFYNFLPQIDPGGSAYARGIHPRYAIERSAAASATAFTTVSEITGYEAQHFLGRAPDVLLPNGLNIHRFTALHEFQNRHAVSKQKIHDFVVGHFFPSYAFDLDRTLYVVTSGRYEYTNKGLDLFIEALARLNWRLKSTRQRSTIVAFIITRAPNRGMNVDVLKSQVLFGELETTVRAIAEQMRQRLLESVAMGRQPQFEDLLDEYSQVRLKRMTHAWRRRHLPSIVTHDMTYDAEDAVLGKLRACNLINLPDDPVKVVFHPEFMSSTSPLIGLDYDEFVRGCHLGVFPSYYEPWGYTPMECAALGVPAITSDLAGFGGYVERTVPDHDAKGMFVLERRYKSFDESADQLATLMQQVLLAERRDRIDLRNRVEALSVQFDWNELARNYWAAHELAVSRWLRAE
- a CDS encoding S46 family peptidase, whose amino-acid sequence is MRTETLAAALIAALVLSAAGNASAEEGMFTMESAAALPLEGMKRGGIEIGADKLLEMRRAVALVASGGSGSFVSADGLLVTNHHVAYRCLAALDGTKAHKGVMDKGHLAAARAEELPCPNYDLMVVEDVRDVTDRVRAAVRPGMRGHKRFEAIRLALEELEAECQKGGAYCDADALDGGRSYHMMVYKLIRDVRLVYAPEQDLGKFGGDVDNWRFPRHTADFTFLRAYVGPDGAGSAYADANVPYEPAAFLRVSPDGVKKGDGVAVLGFPARTKRHFPAAATRFAAAVDMPARRAIYDGMLAVLQKVSAADELTRRRYQGLDAGLNNASKYMADVAASFEKWGVVAKFEERDKAAAPGLVRRIDAVYARWERVFPKFLYLQRLAWAARSVGTAFDVAMWSEMRGKPDRDRNEEDYQTKNMYKTVGRSDLLDEQITLVAEKALLDYVVREAQKLEGAQRIKAVEKLLRWGKAEARKIAKEARKAGEPYDAYYEKLAGAKPSDDPVATAIDLMYARTLLIAHSADEAELDRALYARKRLFYNDPKDARRVRDPLLELGRALAKEYLQLRNGPYRGIEETFDSELRPEYAAAIGAAYPDANFQLRLSYGAIDDYTSSEDGKTHRYVTDLAGLLAKVTGEDPFRAPEKLKAAAAGDKGRFVDAEIGDVPVNLTSTLDTTGGNSGSAVVDGKGRLVGLLFDGTPESQLSDWQFLADKQRSILLDIRFALFLADKVHGAKELLAELGLNP